A single region of the Garra rufa chromosome 20, GarRuf1.0, whole genome shotgun sequence genome encodes:
- the LOC141294296 gene encoding uncharacterized protein, whose protein sequence is MTEVSEIKKYSNTKMFFFIAVVASGGGIVLTALMGICLYGCTRKSKAERIWIEFNSKKQGLVLPTASTDSPADDDPVLYSTINFMQPPSQTPGNSEEPVQTGVELNHLYYTILTKPAISSDSRTVYSQLKVH, encoded by the exons ATGACTGAAGTCTCTGAAATCAAAAAGTACTCAAATACAA AAATGTTTTTCTTCATTGCTGTGGTTGCAAGTGGTGGAGGAATTGTACTGACTGCACTTATGGGCATCTGTTTGTACGGATGTACAC GAAAGTCAAAGGCTGAGAG GATTTGGATCGAGTTCAACAGTAAAAAACAGG GACTTGTTTTACCAACGGCCAGTACAGATTCA CCTGCAGATGATGATCCAGTGCTTTACTCAACCATTAACTTCATGCAACCCCCCTCTCAAACACCAG GAAACAGTGAAGAACCAGTGCAAACTGGG GTTGAACTGAATCATTTGTATTACACCATCCTCACCAAACCAGCCATCTCCAGTGACAGCAGGACAGTTTACAGTCAACTGAAGGTCCACTGA